The following proteins are encoded in a genomic region of Chaetodon auriga isolate fChaAug3 chromosome 8, fChaAug3.hap1, whole genome shotgun sequence:
- the tp53inp1 gene encoding LOW QUALITY PROTEIN: tumor protein p53-inducible nuclear protein 1 (The sequence of the model RefSeq protein was modified relative to this genomic sequence to represent the inferred CDS: inserted 1 base in 1 codon), with protein sequence MTKVCAAPPRRRPEPRAXPEPLPQPHAPAGRPGMFQRFASALFGDDVEELSRPGDSKEEEEEDEDWILVNYLAETCSGQCGDGRSGSTVGPEEEEEEEEEVEDEDLVMIPSPMASPPVRYASCTSLNSTADTDPDGGAEEDDEDEEESGFLRLDVGSLEESWFVTPPPCFTGRGSQPVLLETSPLENLLIEHPSMSVYAHHSPPRLTLDPLPRSLDMELGLLAGNMASAPAASGGREKGRRALDGPRHRPEVAVVQRRSSLHSGCYAAALSARSGLLQQRSGNAAQRTQPLSRNALRRLNLLRPPKASTVHLHQPSQRHLNF encoded by the exons ATGACCAAAGTGTGCGCCGCGCCTCCCCGCCGTCGCCCCGAGCCTCGCG TCCCTGAGCCCCTCCCGCAGCCTCACGCCCCCGCAGGACGTCCAGGGATGTTCCAGAGGTTCGCCAGCGCTCTGTTTGGGGAcgatgtggaggagctgagtcgACCTGGAGacagcaaagaggaagaggaggaggacgaagacTGGATCCTGGTCAACTACCTGG ctgaaaCCTGCTCTGGTCAGTGTGGCGACGGCCGCTCTGGATCCACTGTCGgccctgaggaagaggaggaggaggaggaggaggtggaagatgAAGACCTGGTGATGATCCCCTCCCCCATGGCCAGCCCCCCAGTTCGTTACGCCTCCTGCACCTCCCTCAACTCCACGGCTGACACCGACCCGGACGGCGGGGCAGAGGAGGATgacgaggatgaagaggaaagcGGCTTCCTCCGTCTGGACGTCGGCTCCCTGGAGGAGAGCTGGTTCGTCACCCCCCCGCCCTGCTTCACCGGCCGCGGCAGCCAGCCCGTCCTCCTGGAGACCAGCCCCCTGGAGAACCTGCTGATCGAGCACCCCAGCATGTCCGTCTACGCCCACCACAGCCCCCCCAGACTGACCCTCGACCCCCTGCCCCGCTCCCTCGACATGGAACTGGGCCTGTTGGCTGGAAATATGGCCTCTGCCCCGGCGGCCTCGGGCGGGAGGGAGAAGGGCAGGCGCGCTCTGGACGGCCCTCGTCACAG GCCGGAGGTGGCGGTCGTCCAGCGGCGCTCCAGCCTCCACTCCGGCTGCTACGCCGCGGCGCTCTCCGCCCGCAGCGGCCTCCTGCAGCAGCGCTCAGGTAACGCCGCCCAACGCACCCAACCGCTGTCCCGCAACGCCCTGCGACGCCTGAACCTGCTGCGCCCCCCGAAGGCCAGCACCGTGCACCTGCACCAGCCCAGCCAGAGACACCTCAACTTCTGA